The Candidatus Goldiibacteriota bacterium HGW-Goldbacteria-1 genome includes a region encoding these proteins:
- a CDS encoding type II toxin-antitoxin system HicA family toxin, protein MSKLFSSKEIASVLSLLGFTHISQKGSHGKFKNSAGKTVILPMPKKEIPEGTLRSILRQAGIDKDEFKKLLGN, encoded by the coding sequence ATGTCTAAGTTGTTTTCCTCCAAAGAAATAGCATCTGTCTTGTCTCTGCTGGGTTTTACGCATATATCACAAAAAGGTTCGCACGGGAAATTTAAAAATTCTGCAGGTAAAACCGTCATTCTTCCCATGCCGAAGAAAGAAATCCCCGAAGGAACGCTTAGAAGTATCTTAAGGCAGGCCGGGATTGATAAAGACGAATTTAAAAAACTTCTGGGAAACTAA
- a CDS encoding NAD(P)-dependent oxidoreductase has translation MKKILVTGATGNVGAALIQLLKNSGADFEAAVTDISKTEKIPKGVPLRQLAFDGKSDPAPFTGIDKLFLMRPPCISDVKKYMFPAIDAAVSAKVSHFVLLSLQGAERNSFVPHRKLEKYLIKTGIPYTFIRPSFFMQNLSTTHLKEIRDNDEIYVPAGKGRTAFIDVSDIAYIAFKALTEIGHENKAYEITGNDSLTYSEVASMLSESLGRKITYKMPSAFSFVLRKIKEGINPEFAVVMAAIYTVCALGKAGEITQVFKQITGKNPVSMKEFINENINLWKRG, from the coding sequence ATGAAGAAAATACTGGTAACAGGCGCAACAGGCAATGTGGGAGCAGCCCTGATACAGCTGCTTAAAAATTCCGGGGCAGATTTTGAAGCTGCTGTTACCGATATCAGTAAAACGGAAAAAATTCCAAAAGGTGTTCCTTTAAGGCAGTTAGCTTTTGACGGAAAGTCTGACCCGGCGCCTTTTACCGGCATAGACAAATTATTCCTGATGAGGCCGCCCTGTATATCTGACGTAAAAAAATATATGTTCCCCGCAATTGACGCCGCGGTATCCGCCAAAGTCAGCCATTTTGTGCTTTTATCACTTCAGGGGGCGGAGCGCAACAGCTTTGTGCCCCACAGAAAACTGGAAAAATACCTTATTAAAACCGGCATCCCTTACACCTTTATAAGGCCGTCATTTTTTATGCAGAACCTTTCCACCACCCATCTTAAAGAAATAAGGGATAATGATGAAATTTACGTTCCGGCAGGCAAAGGCAGAACCGCTTTTATAGACGTTTCTGACATTGCATACATTGCCTTCAAAGCGCTTACAGAAATCGGCCATGAAAACAAAGCCTATGAAATTACAGGCAACGACAGTTTAACTTACAGCGAGGTTGCATCAATGCTCTCTGAATCTCTTGGCAGAAAAATAACATATAAAATGCCTTCCGCTTTTTCATTTGTATTGCGGAAAATTAAAGAAGGAATTAACCCTGAATTTGCTGTTGTAATGGCTGCAATATACACTGTATGCGCATTAGGCAAAGCGGGGGAAATAACGCAGGTATTCAAACAGATAACCGGCAAAAACCCGGTTTCCATGAAAGAATTCATAAATGAAAATATAAACCTATGGAAGAGAGGTTAA
- a CDS encoding anaerobic ribonucleoside-triphosphate reductase activating protein, with amino-acid sequence MRINGFTGVSLLDYPGHVTSIVYTSPCNFKCPFCHNASLVEVNNDTLLLGEILEQIKDRAGFVDAVAITGGEPTLNPGLVDFCSLIKDMKLKVKLDTNGYRPEIIKELIDEELVDYIAMDIKSSPEKYKMASGREIDFGKIKKSIELIMISGVEHEFRTTAVPGIVEKEDFEQIGKLINGADRFSIQQYDNKNTLSHVFTGIPPYPEQVLYEFAEIMKEYVKEVKILNTAVLT; translated from the coding sequence ATGAGAATTAACGGCTTTACCGGGGTGTCGCTTCTTGACTACCCCGGACACGTCACTTCCATAGTATACACATCCCCCTGCAATTTTAAGTGCCCATTCTGCCACAACGCGTCCCTGGTGGAGGTTAATAACGACACGCTTCTTCTTGGCGAGATACTGGAACAGATAAAAGACCGCGCGGGATTTGTTGATGCCGTGGCAATTACAGGCGGAGAGCCCACGCTTAACCCGGGGCTGGTGGATTTCTGCTCGCTTATCAAAGACATGAAACTTAAGGTAAAACTTGACACCAACGGTTACAGGCCGGAAATAATAAAAGAACTGATTGATGAAGAGCTTGTGGACTACATAGCCATGGATATAAAGTCCTCTCCGGAAAAATATAAAATGGCATCAGGCCGTGAAATTGATTTTGGCAAAATAAAAAAATCCATAGAACTTATAATGATTTCCGGTGTTGAACACGAATTTCGAACCACCGCAGTCCCGGGAATAGTTGAAAAAGAAGATTTTGAACAGATAGGAAAACTGATAAACGGGGCTGACAGATTTTCCATACAGCAGTATGACAATAAAAACACGCTGTCGCATGTTTTTACCGGAATCCCTCCATATCCCGAACAGGTGCTTTACGAGTTCGCGGAAATAATGAAAGAATACGTCAAAGAGGTAAAAATTCTTAATACCGCCGTCCTTACGTAA
- a CDS encoding 6-bladed beta-propeller, whose product MKKIILIMLIGLIAIFSGCSGCGKRNPVAPPDATNIIENTATETQTQTNTATQTSTHTPTNTLTPNITYAGQWGSYGSLNGQFNVPSYIEIDDTNSEIYVADALNHRIQVFDLSTNYKRSIGSPGTGDGQFSQPYQFAGDFANNRIYVVDGDNDRIQIMATDGTFIDKWGANGTGNGNFDMPSGIDIDTTNGKVYVADTGNHRVQIFDLNGSYISYFGYQGTGDGQFQSPMDVEIDKTNSRVYVSDGVLHNVQVFDLLGNFISKFGENGTGYGTFDRPNGIEIDNVNNRVYIADTFNSYCQMFDLSGNFITQWGSAGSGNGQFDDPNKVAWHNVSSKLYVVDSYNSRIQVFTLNP is encoded by the coding sequence ATGAAAAAAATAATTCTTATTATGTTAATCGGTTTAATTGCAATCTTTTCAGGTTGTAGTGGTTGCGGCAAAAGAAATCCTGTAGCTCCACCAGATGCTACAAATATAATTGAAAATACAGCAACAGAAACTCAAACACAGACTAATACGGCTACACAAACCTCTACACATACGCCAACAAATACATTAACACCAAATATTACATATGCCGGTCAATGGGGAAGTTATGGCTCGTTAAATGGGCAATTTAACGTACCTTCATATATTGAAATAGATGATACAAATTCTGAAATATATGTTGCAGATGCTTTGAATCATAGAATTCAGGTTTTTGACTTAAGTACCAATTATAAACGTTCAATCGGCTCTCCTGGAACCGGAGATGGTCAGTTTAGTCAGCCTTATCAATTTGCAGGTGATTTTGCGAACAATCGTATTTATGTGGTAGATGGTGACAATGATAGAATACAAATAATGGCAACGGATGGTACATTTATTGATAAATGGGGTGCTAATGGTACAGGAAATGGGAATTTTGATATGCCTAGTGGTATTGATATAGACACAACTAATGGAAAAGTATATGTTGCAGACACAGGTAATCATAGAGTACAAATATTTGATTTAAATGGCAGTTATATTTCTTATTTTGGTTATCAAGGAACGGGGGACGGACAATTTCAATCACCGATGGATGTTGAAATAGATAAAACTAATAGTCGTGTATATGTTTCTGATGGAGTACTTCACAACGTGCAAGTATTTGATCTATTAGGAAATTTTATCAGTAAGTTCGGTGAAAATGGTACTGGTTACGGTACGTTTGACCGTCCTAATGGGATAGAAATTGACAATGTGAATAACCGTGTTTACATTGCAGATACATTTAATAGTTATTGCCAAATGTTTGATCTTTCAGGAAATTTTATAACTCAATGGGGAAGTGCAGGAAGCGGGAATGGGCAATTTGATGATCCTAATAAAGTAGCATGGCATAATGTTTCTTCAAAGTTGTATGTAGTGGACTCATATAATAGCAGAATACAAGTTTTTACTCTAAATCCTTAA
- a CDS encoding nitronate monooxygenase, with product MKHLPELFIGNLKISPPIIQGGMGIKISLAKLASAVANAGGVGTISAAIKSDHVKDRKNIEKDDALDLREFVSYVREAKALTKGIIAVNIMVALTSYPALVQAAVDEKVDIIFSGAGLPLNLPKLVEGSDVKIAPIVSSARVAEIICKTWTSKYNRIPDAIVVEGPMAGGHLGYSHEEIEEDAISPKLDGIVTGVIETVKKYEEQYGKKIPVIAAGGIYDGKDIAHMIKLGASGIQMGTRFVCTDECDADIAFKNAYINAKKEDLVIIKSPVGMPGRAIKNEFLEKAKKGEIKFKCSYLCLRTCNPAKSPYCIADALSNAAKGDLENGFAFAGSNVYRVDKIVPVKTLIDELVKEAEENLG from the coding sequence ATGAAACATCTTCCTGAACTTTTTATCGGAAATTTAAAGATAAGCCCGCCTATAATCCAGGGCGGAATGGGCATTAAAATATCACTTGCAAAACTGGCATCCGCGGTAGCCAATGCCGGCGGGGTGGGCACAATATCGGCCGCTATCAAAAGCGACCATGTTAAAGACAGAAAAAATATTGAAAAAGACGACGCGCTTGATTTAAGGGAGTTTGTCAGTTATGTAAGGGAAGCAAAAGCACTTACCAAAGGGATTATCGCCGTAAACATCATGGTTGCGCTTACCAGTTATCCCGCGCTTGTACAGGCGGCGGTAGATGAAAAAGTGGATATCATATTTTCAGGGGCCGGCTTGCCTTTAAACCTTCCCAAACTTGTTGAAGGCTCTGACGTAAAAATAGCGCCCATTGTATCATCCGCAAGGGTTGCGGAAATAATCTGCAAGACATGGACATCAAAATATAACAGAATTCCGGATGCTATAGTGGTGGAAGGCCCAATGGCGGGCGGCCATCTTGGTTATTCCCATGAAGAAATAGAAGAAGACGCCATATCGCCAAAACTTGACGGTATAGTAACCGGAGTAATAGAAACCGTAAAAAAATATGAAGAACAGTACGGTAAAAAAATACCCGTAATAGCTGCGGGCGGAATATATGACGGCAAGGACATTGCACACATGATTAAACTTGGCGCGTCGGGAATTCAGATGGGTACAAGGTTTGTATGCACGGATGAATGCGACGCGGATATTGCTTTTAAAAACGCTTATATTAACGCCAAAAAAGAAGACCTTGTAATAATAAAGAGCCCTGTAGGAATGCCCGGAAGGGCGATAAAAAATGAATTTCTTGAGAAAGCAAAAAAAGGTGAAATTAAGTTTAAATGTTCATACCTTTGCCTGAGGACATGCAATCCTGCAAAGTCCCCATACTGTATAGCAGACGCGCTTTCAAACGCCGCCAAAGGCGATTTAGAAAATGGGTTTGCGTTTGCGGGTTCAAACGTTTACAGGGTGGATAAAATAGTGCCGGTAAAAACCCTTATAGATGAACTTGTAAAAGAGGCGGAAGAAAACCTGGGCTAA
- a CDS encoding methionine adenosyltransferase, which translates to MEVKDGIFTSESVTAGHPDKVADQISDAVLDAILTQDPNSRVACETLLAKGIVIIAGEITTTASLDFQAIVRKTLKEIGYNSREDGIDPDGCNILLSVSKQSPDISQGVTRAENKKGTKEEGAGDQGMMFGYATNETDVLMPWPITYANKLVERLEEVRRKKIIPYLRPDGKSQVSVRYQGGKPVEVSAVVISNQHQDVDIKKLRADIKKHVIDPIIPKNMVTKNTKFHINPTGKFVVGGPEGDTGLTGRKIIVDTYGGMGRHGGGAFSGKDPSKVDRSAAYMARYVAKNIVAAKLADKVEVQLSYAIGVAEPTSVLVSTFGTNKVSECKIEAAVKEVFRLTPRGIRETLNLRRPIYRKTAAHGHFGRNDKDFTWEATDKAAALKKAAGLK; encoded by the coding sequence ATGGAAGTAAAAGACGGTATTTTCACATCGGAATCTGTAACGGCCGGCCATCCGGACAAAGTGGCGGACCAGATTTCTGACGCGGTTTTGGACGCAATTTTAACCCAGGACCCAAATTCAAGGGTTGCGTGCGAAACATTGCTTGCAAAAGGAATTGTAATTATCGCGGGTGAAATTACCACAACCGCTTCGCTTGATTTTCAGGCGATAGTAAGAAAGACCTTAAAAGAAATAGGGTACAATTCCAGGGAAGACGGAATAGACCCTGATGGATGCAATATATTATTATCGGTAAGCAAACAGTCGCCTGATATAAGCCAGGGTGTAACGCGCGCTGAAAATAAAAAAGGTACTAAAGAAGAAGGCGCCGGCGACCAGGGAATGATGTTTGGCTACGCCACCAACGAAACAGACGTGCTTATGCCATGGCCTATAACATATGCCAACAAGCTTGTGGAAAGGCTTGAAGAAGTAAGAAGAAAAAAGATAATTCCGTACTTAAGGCCGGACGGCAAATCACAGGTTTCCGTGCGTTATCAGGGCGGAAAACCGGTGGAAGTATCAGCGGTTGTTATTTCCAACCAGCATCAGGATGTTGATATCAAAAAACTTCGCGCTGACATTAAAAAGCACGTAATTGACCCCATAATTCCAAAAAATATGGTAACAAAAAATACAAAGTTTCACATTAACCCCACAGGTAAGTTTGTAGTGGGCGGCCCCGAAGGCGACACGGGATTAACAGGCAGAAAAATTATTGTTGATACATACGGCGGAATGGGCAGGCACGGCGGCGGCGCGTTTTCCGGCAAAGACCCTTCAAAGGTTGACCGCTCCGCGGCTTACATGGCGCGTTATGTTGCAAAGAATATCGTGGCAGCAAAGCTTGCCGATAAAGTGGAAGTTCAGCTATCCTATGCTATCGGAGTTGCCGAACCGACATCAGTACTGGTAAGCACGTTCGGAACAAACAAAGTGTCAGAATGCAAAATAGAAGCGGCGGTAAAAGAAGTATTCAGGTTAACCCCAAGGGGAATAAGGGAAACATTAAACCTGCGCAGGCCCATATACAGAAAGACAGCCGCGCACGGACACTTTGGAAGAAACGACAAGGACTTTACATGGGAAGCAACGGATAAAGCCGCTGCATTAAAAAAAGCGGCGGGTTTAAAGTAA
- a CDS encoding HicB family protein, with protein MKDISYVAWKEGKYYVAQCLNVDVSSFGKTMEEASKNIKEAVELYLETKGSKLPAVDNIYLGKEKIHV; from the coding sequence ATGAAAGATATAAGTTATGTGGCCTGGAAAGAAGGAAAATATTATGTAGCTCAGTGCCTTAATGTGGATGTTTCTTCATTTGGAAAGACAATGGAAGAAGCGTCAAAAAATATTAAGGAAGCCGTAGAGTTGTATCTTGAAACAAAAGGTTCAAAACTTCCTGCAGTTGATAACATCTATCTGGGCAAAGAAAAAATACATGTCTAA
- a CDS encoding adenosylhomocysteinase, with the protein MKKNYDVKDITLAKEGRRKMEWAERNMPVLRLIREEFKKTKPFKGINMAACLHITTETANLLWTLKEGGANVVACASNPLSTQDEVAACLVKDFGIPTYAIKGESNKVYYSHILAVLASKPTLTMDDGADLVSTIHKTHRHLIPGIIGGTEETTTGVIRLQAMEKDGKLEFPVIAVNEAMTKHFFDNRYGTGQSTLDGIIRATNVLLAGSTLVVCGYGWCGKGLAMRGAGAGANVIVTEVDPIKALEAKMDGYRVMPMSDAAAYGDVFVTVTGNLNVIRDEHFRKMKDNAIVCNSGHFNAEIDLPALEKLAVTKKEVRNMVVEYKLKNGHKINLLAEGRLVNLATAEGHPAMVMDMSFANQAQGAEYMVKMGKKLKNKVYVVPEEIDRKIAEIKLKSMGVKLEKLTPEQVKYLNSWEEGT; encoded by the coding sequence ATGAAAAAAAATTATGATGTAAAAGATATAACACTTGCAAAAGAAGGCAGAAGAAAAATGGAATGGGCGGAACGCAATATGCCTGTTCTGCGTTTAATAAGGGAAGAATTTAAAAAGACCAAACCTTTTAAAGGCATTAACATGGCGGCGTGCCTGCACATTACCACAGAGACAGCAAACCTTCTGTGGACATTAAAAGAAGGCGGCGCCAATGTGGTTGCCTGCGCTTCAAACCCGCTTTCCACTCAGGACGAAGTGGCGGCGTGCCTTGTAAAAGATTTTGGAATCCCCACATACGCAATCAAGGGCGAATCAAATAAAGTTTATTATTCGCACATACTTGCAGTGCTTGCTTCAAAACCAACGCTTACAATGGATGACGGCGCTGACCTTGTTTCCACAATTCACAAAACACACAGGCACCTTATCCCCGGAATTATCGGCGGAACAGAAGAGACCACAACCGGTGTTATAAGGCTGCAGGCAATGGAAAAAGACGGCAAGCTGGAATTCCCGGTAATTGCCGTGAATGAAGCCATGACAAAACATTTCTTTGATAACCGCTACGGCACAGGGCAGTCCACGCTTGACGGAATAATCCGCGCGACAAATGTCCTTCTTGCCGGTTCAACCCTTGTGGTGTGCGGCTACGGCTGGTGCGGCAAAGGCCTTGCAATGAGGGGCGCCGGCGCCGGCGCAAACGTTATTGTAACCGAAGTTGACCCCATTAAAGCGCTTGAAGCCAAAATGGACGGATACAGGGTTATGCCAATGTCAGATGCCGCGGCTTACGGCGATGTTTTTGTGACAGTGACAGGAAATTTAAATGTAATACGCGATGAACACTTTAGAAAAATGAAAGACAACGCCATAGTGTGCAACTCCGGCCACTTTAACGCGGAAATTGACCTGCCTGCCCTTGAAAAACTTGCGGTAACAAAAAAAGAAGTAAGGAATATGGTTGTTGAATACAAACTTAAAAACGGGCATAAGATTAACCTGCTTGCGGAAGGCAGGCTTGTAAACCTGGCAACAGCAGAAGGCCACCCGGCAATGGTAATGGATATGAGCTTTGCAAACCAGGCACAGGGCGCGGAATACATGGTTAAGATGGGAAAGAAACTGAAAAATAAAGTATATGTGGTGCCTGAAGAAATAGACAGAAAGATAGCGGAAATAAAACTTAAATCCATGGGCGTAAAACTTGAAAAACTTACCCCTGAGCAGGTAAAGTACCTTAACAGCTGGGAAGAAGGGACGTAA
- a CDS encoding DUF1016 domain-containing protein: MRNKVISQTETYSRIKVILNEARLKVYKAVNTVMVRAYWEIGRVIVEQEQKGSIKAEYGKKLLENLSERLTLEFGQGFDASNLYIMRKLYLTYPILDALRQELSWTHYRILIRIDNKQARDLYEIECAVNHWSARELERQKSSLLFERLTLSKNKKAIIKMAKKGQELQTYGDMIKDPYILEFTGLPADRKMYENNLEQALIENLSKFLLELGKGFTFVARQKRISFDGEHYYIDLVFYNTILKCYMLIDLKIGRLKHQDIGQMQMYVNYFDRELKEKNDNPTVGLILCEDKKDTVVKYTLPENNKQIFASRYKLYLPTEKELRNEISRDKKIIEQYRIK, translated from the coding sequence ATGCGTAATAAAGTTATTTCCCAGACAGAGACATATTCGAGAATAAAGGTAATACTTAACGAAGCCAGATTAAAGGTTTACAAAGCGGTTAATACAGTCATGGTCAGGGCTTATTGGGAGATTGGCAGGGTTATTGTAGAGCAGGAACAAAAAGGCAGTATAAAAGCGGAATATGGAAAAAAACTTCTGGAAAATCTTTCAGAGCGCCTGACTTTGGAATTTGGGCAGGGTTTTGATGCCAGTAACCTTTACATCATGCGCAAATTATATCTAACTTATCCAATTCTTGACGCACTGCGTCAAGAATTGAGCTGGACCCATTACCGGATACTGATACGTATTGATAATAAACAAGCACGGGATCTTTATGAAATTGAATGCGCGGTAAATCATTGGTCCGCAAGGGAATTGGAAAGGCAGAAGTCATCACTGCTATTTGAAAGGCTGACCTTGAGTAAAAATAAAAAAGCCATTATAAAAATGGCTAAAAAAGGGCAGGAGTTACAGACTTATGGAGACATGATAAAGGATCCGTATATATTGGAGTTTACAGGACTGCCGGCAGACAGGAAAATGTATGAAAATAACCTGGAACAGGCGCTTATTGAAAATTTATCCAAATTTCTTCTGGAACTGGGAAAAGGTTTTACTTTTGTAGCCAGGCAAAAGCGCATCAGTTTTGACGGCGAACATTATTACATTGACCTGGTATTCTACAATACAATTCTTAAATGTTATATGCTGATTGATTTGAAGATTGGACGGCTTAAACATCAGGATATAGGGCAAATGCAAATGTATGTAAATTACTTCGACAGGGAACTTAAAGAGAAGAACGATAATCCGACAGTCGGCTTGATACTTTGTGAGGACAAAAAAGATACAGTTGTTAAATACACGCTGCCTGAAAATAATAAACAGATATTTGCGTCTCGTTATAAGTTATATCTGCCCACGGAAAAAGAACTTAGAAATGAAATTAGCAGAGACAAAAAAATCATCGAGCAGTATCGAATAAAATAG
- a CDS encoding dehydrogenase, whose protein sequence is MNKNYDVEKFPESRLATVDIGKVGLQKHHIKAFIELDVTDARKMIREKKKISHEISFNSWLIKCISMAAKECPQIHGMRKGKREVVVFKDVDISIVVEREVNGKKVPLPYVIRKTNEKSISEIYREIKSAAEQAIENEGDNVLGERRQAVLMKLYYFMPGFVRKMIWQIIIKNPFIAKKNMGTVAVTPVGMMGKINGWVMPVSVHPLCFAVGSIVKKPGVADNKISIREYLYLTALVDHDVIDGAPAVRVLSKLTKMVEKGEGLS, encoded by the coding sequence ATGAATAAAAATTATGATGTTGAGAAATTTCCCGAAAGCAGGCTTGCCACTGTTGATATAGGTAAAGTAGGCCTGCAAAAACACCATATAAAGGCTTTTATTGAGCTTGATGTGACTGATGCCAGAAAAATGATAAGAGAAAAAAAGAAAATTTCGCATGAAATATCTTTTAATTCCTGGCTGATTAAATGTATCAGTATGGCGGCTAAAGAGTGCCCGCAGATACATGGAATGCGTAAAGGTAAAAGAGAGGTTGTTGTATTTAAAGATGTTGATATTTCAATTGTGGTAGAGAGGGAAGTTAATGGAAAGAAAGTTCCCCTGCCGTACGTTATACGAAAGACAAATGAAAAAAGTATTTCTGAAATATACAGGGAAATAAAGTCAGCCGCGGAACAGGCGATAGAAAATGAAGGCGACAATGTTCTGGGGGAAAGAAGGCAGGCGGTGTTAATGAAGCTATATTATTTTATGCCGGGGTTTGTCAGAAAAATGATATGGCAGATAATAATAAAAAACCCGTTTATAGCTAAAAAGAATATGGGGACAGTTGCGGTAACTCCGGTAGGTATGATGGGCAAAATTAACGGGTGGGTAATGCCGGTTAGCGTTCATCCCCTTTGTTTTGCGGTTGGTTCAATTGTAAAAAAACCCGGTGTTGCAGATAATAAAATATCGATCAGAGAATATCTGTATCTGACAGCGCTGGTGGACCACGATGTTATTGACGGAGCCCCGGCAGTAAGAGTTCTTTCTAAACTTACCAAGATGGTGGAAAAAGGAGAGGGTTTGTCTTAA
- a CDS encoding mobile mystery protein B has product MFGATWKWAGAFRRKVLNIGIAPEQIGVEIKKLIDDSKYWSENKMQILEQAVRIHHRLVMIHPFENGNGRHARLVSDIILFTAGHAMPKWPDKDMVDNTDIRKEYIKALKEADKGDFDPLMKFTDNLI; this is encoded by the coding sequence ATGTTCGGCGCTACATGGAAGTGGGCGGGGGCTTTCAGGAGAAAAGTGTTAAACATAGGAATTGCCCCGGAACAAATCGGTGTAGAAATAAAAAAACTTATTGACGATTCAAAATACTGGTCTGAAAATAAAATGCAGATTTTGGAACAGGCAGTACGGATACATCACAGGCTTGTCATGATACACCCGTTTGAAAACGGCAACGGAAGGCACGCAAGGCTTGTTTCCGATATAATTTTGTTTACAGCAGGGCATGCAATGCCTAAATGGCCGGATAAAGATATGGTGGACAACACAGATATAAGGAAAGAATATATAAAAGCCCTTAAAGAGGCGGATAAAGGCGATTTTGATCCGCTGATGAAGTTTACAGATAATTTGATTTAA